A genomic window from Fusarium oxysporum Fo47 chromosome VIII, complete sequence includes:
- a CDS encoding Mss4-like protein: MNDNNQDTPSAITGGCLCSAIRYTVNFNEEYPWPPTSSACQCTMCRKWTSSLIAQFLVISPKQISPALGTFASFKEYMSSPGRFRGFCGDCGTSLTWRSADYTPIFDLYLGTLDEKYLVGDGVVAKTLATPNGTQYWMQNSIHVKGKGLNRSASRSSNEISYLVDRCTVGVGEEMDEVCWEGEVECVELIKEVYSLVEAVQVRNMTVDFAETDSPFARRMNPVRSKELAVVKLPNIVIELVEEEGLLGALSILLQPK; encoded by the exons atgaaCGACAACAACCAAGATACCCCTTCTGCTATCACAGGCGGATGTCTCTGTAGTGCTATTCGGTACACCGTCAACTTTAACGAAGAGTACCCATGGCCACCAACT TCATCAGCATGCCAAT GTACAATGTGTCGCAAGTGGACATCCTCTCTGATCGCCCAATTCCTCGTCATATCCCCCAAGCAGATCAGTCCAGCACTGGGCACTTTCGCATCCTTCAAAGAGTACATGTCCTCGCCTGGTCGATTCCGTGGGTTCTGTGGTGACTGCGGCACGTCGCTCACATGGCGCTCAGCTGATTACACCCCAATATTTGATCTGTACTTGGGGACGCTGGATGAGAAATACCtggttggagatggtgtCGTGGCCAAGACTCTCGCAACTCCAAACGGAACGCAGTACTGGATGCAGAACTCCATTCATG TGAAAGGCAAAGGTCTCAATCGCTCTGCCTCACGAAGCTCAAACGAAAT ATCTTATTTGGTCGACCGCTGTACTGTTGGTGTCGGTGAAGAAATGGATGAGGTCTGTTGGGAAGGTGAAGTAGAATGTGTTGAGTTGATAAAAGAGGTGTATTCCCTCGTTGAGGCTGTCCAA GTTAGGA ATATGACAGTCGATTTTGCAGAAACGGATTCGCCCTTTGCGCGCCGTATGAATCCTGTGCGATCCAAGGAGCTCGCGGTAGTTAAGTTGCCTAATATCGTgattgagcttgttgaagaagagggacTTCTGGGGGCCCTCTCTATATTGCTGCAACCGAAATGA
- a CDS encoding P-loop containing nucleoside triphosphate hydrolase protein, with the protein MSDIKGGKRSSADADESTRKKAKKDGEDEKYNPYLAHMYDNGNSNGYGAEPSPDSPLAGMKRQHTTAAQASKAEDSESNPFTGRPHSQKYFQILQGRRDLPVHKQRQEFLDKYHSTQILVFVGETGSGKTTQIPQYVVYDELPHLTGKLIACTQPRRVAAMSVAQRVADEMDVTLGEEVGYSIRFEDMTGPKTMLKYMTDGMLLREAMHDHEMSRYSCIILDEAHERTLATDILMALLKQISMRRPDLKIIIMSATLDAQKFQKYFNDAPLLAVPGRTHPVEIFYTPEPERDYVEAAIRTVLQIHASEPEGDVLLFLTGEDEIEDACRKISLEADELMREVDAGPLAVYPLYGTLPPHQQQRIFDKAPAPIRKGGRPGRKVIVSTNIAETSLTIDGIVYVVDPGFSKQKIYNPRIRVESLLVSPISKASAQQRAGRAGRTKPGKCFRLYTEKAFKKELIEQTYPEILRSNLANTVLELKKLGVEDLVHFDLMDPPAPETMMRALEELNYLACLDDDGELTTLGSMASAFPLDPALAVMLISSPEFYCSNEILSITSLLSVPQIFTRPANNRKRADEMKAQFAHPDGDHLTLLNAYHAFKGQATSDPNSAKQWCHEHFLSFRHLSSADNVRAQLKRIMETHGLELVSTPFEDKNYYTNIRRALLAGFFMQVAMKESSGKLYRTVKDDQAVLIHPSTVLRTEFDWVLYNEFVLTSKQYIRTCTGIRPEWLLEIAPTYYDIDSFEQGDVKRSLARAAEKKRRKEAMKAGR; encoded by the exons ATGTCCGATATCAAGGGAGGAAAGCGTTCAAGCGCCGACGCCGACGAATCCACGCgaaagaaggccaagaaggacgGTGAGGACGAGAAATACAACCCTTACCTCGCTCACATGTACGACAACGGTAACAGCAATGGTTATGGCGCAGAGCCTTCGCCAGACTCTCCTCTCGCTGGTATGAAGAGGCAGCATACTACCGCTGCCCAGGCCTCAAAAGCTGAGGACTCTGAGTCGAACCCTTTCACCGGCCGGCCTCATTCGCAAAAGTACTTCCAAATTCTCCAGGGCCGTCGCGATCTGCCTGTCCACAAGCAACGACAAGAGTTTTTGGACAAGTACCACTCAACACAGATTCTCGTCTTTGTCGGTGAGACAGGTTCTGGAAAGACTACTCAAATTCCTCAGTATGTCGTCTACGACGAGCTACCGCATCTTACCGGCAAGCTTATCGCCTGTACCCAGCCACGTCGAGTCGCCGCCATGTCGGTCGCGCAGCGTGTCGCCGACGAGATGGACGTCACCCTGGGCGAGGAAGTTGGTTACAGCATTCGTTTCGAGGACATGACAGGTCCTAAGACAATGCTTAAGTACATGACTGATGGTATGCTTCTGCGTGAGGCCATGCACGACCACGAGATGTCTCGCTACAGTTGTATTATTCTCGATGAGGCTCACGAACGTACTCTCGCGACCGATATTCTCATGGCTCTACTCAAGCAGATTTCTATGCGCCGCCCCGacctcaagatcatcatcatgtctgctACCCTCGATGCTCAAAAGTTCCAAAAGTATTTCAACGATGCGCCCCTGCTCGCCGTCCCCGGTCGAACACATCCTGTCGAGATCTTCTACACCCCCGAGCCTGAGCGCGATTACGTCGAGGCTGCCATAAGAACCGTTCTCCAGATTCACGCTTCAGAGCCTGAGGGTGATGTTTTGCTTTTCCTTACAGGCGAAGACGAGATTGAGGACGCTTGTCGCAAGATCAGTCTCGAGGCTGATGAGCTGATGCGCGAGGTCGACGCTGGTCCTCTCGCCGTTTACCCTCTGTACGGTACCCTGCCTCCCCACCAGCAACAGCGCATCTTCGACAAGGCCCCTGCGCCTATTCGCAAGGGCGGTCGTCCTGGTCGCAAGGTCATTGTTTCTACCAATATTGCCGAAACTAGTTTGACTATCGACGGTATCGTCTATGTCGTGGATCCCGGGTTTAGCAAGCAGAAGATCTACAACCCTCGTATCCGTGTTGAGTCTCTCCTTGTCTCACCCATCTCCAAGGCTTCAGCCCAGCAGCGTGCTGGTCGTGCTGGTCGTACCAAGCCCGGAAAGTGTTTCCGTCTGTACACCGAGAAGGccttcaagaaggagcttaTTGAGCAAACATATCCCGAGATTCTGCGCTCCAACCTCGCCAACACCGTTctggagctcaagaagcttggtgtGGAGGATCTTGTCCACTTCGATCTTATGGACCCCCCTGCTCCCGAGACCATGATGCGCGCccttgaggagctcaacTATCTTGCCTGTCTGGACGACGATGGTGAGCTGACCACTCTCGGCAGCATGGCCTCAGCATTCCCCCTTGATCCCGCTCTGGCGGTCATGCTTATCTCGTCTCCCGAGTTCTACTGCTCGAACGAGATTCTCTCTATTACCTCGCTTCTCTCAGTTCCTCAAATCTTCACTCGCCCTGCCAACAACCGAAAGCGCGCCGATGAGATGAAGGCTCAATTTGCGCATCCTGATGGTGACCACCTCACCCTGCTCAACGCCTATCACGCTTTCAAGGGCCAGGCAACATCCGACCCCAACAGTGCAAAGCAGTGGTGCCACGAGCATTTCCTCTCCTTCCGACATCTCTCGAGTGCGGATAACGTTCGCGCTCAGCTCAAGCGCATCATGGAGACGCACGGCCTGGAGCTTGTGTCAACACCGTTTGAGGACAAGAACTACTATACCAACATTCGACGCGCACTGCTCGCCGGTTTCTTCATGCAGGTCGCCATGAAGGAGAGCTCTGGCAAGCTCTATCGCACTGTCAAGGACGACCAGGCTGTGCTGATTCACCCTTCAACTGTCCTCCGTACCGAGTTCGACTGGGTCCTCTACAACGAGTTTGTCTTGACGTCCAAGCAATACATCCGAACATGTACGGGTATCCGACCTGAGTGGCTGTTG GAAATTGCCCCTACGTACTACGATATCGACAGCTTTGAGCAAGGCGACGTCAAGCGTTCTCTCGCACGCGCTGCAGAAAAGAAGCGCCGCAAGGAAGCTATGAAGGCTGGTCGATGA
- a CDS encoding uncharacterized protein (uncharacterized conserved protein-domain containing protein) has product MADKLDFDPSAFAADMQLRTRKTRNFDKVEHDLPDPKSAAFQKTQAAALSAPVNVSAWLSRFAQWNPFGKAVDAGDIVWLMDNTAYRNPETDQWEAEFVAAVFENEPKCRVADIVSGIASTLGLADDAAERDVIEKRIIPFLWDIQAARVFWIEHKKKEIKLGPTSINGITTSVEPLHHAHKGSVVDATALLPQGTQGLHDMQTYYAGPEGWAIISDVDDTIKVTLTSDPLGILKTTFVDEPTPVPGMPELYSELQTLLPRDTPWFYLSASPYNLYPLLREFRDRYFPQGTLILRDSSWRTVAGLLSALTMGTEEYKADRMKKIHSWLPKRKLILIGDSTQSDPEAYGEIYRTFPGWVKMILIRKATDVAAIGIEEKNQLERFEKAFKNVPVEAWHVFEDPSECRNIVRDVVRKRT; this is encoded by the exons ATGGCGGACAAACTAGACTTTGATCCTAGCGCTTTCGCAGCCGATATGCAACTGCGCACTCGAAAGACCCGAAACTTTGACAAGGTCGAGCACGATCTGCCCGATCCCAAATCCGCTGCTTTTCAAAAGACACAAGCTGCTGCTCTCTCAGCACCTGTCAATGTCTCAGCGTGGCTCTCGCGCTTTGCACAATGGAACCCCTTCGGAAAAGCCGTCGATGCTGGCGATATAGTGTGGTTGATGGATAACACGGCGTACCGAAACCCTGAGACCGACCAGTGGGAAGCCGAGTTTGTCGCTGCTGTATTTGAGAACGAGCCTAAGTGTCGCGTGGCGGATATAGTATCTGGGATTGCCTCAACGTTGGGTCTGGCGGACGATGCGGCTGAGCGCGATGTTATCGAGAAGAGAATCATTCCGTTCCTCTGGGATATTCAAGCAGCGAGAGTCTTCTGGATCGAGcataagaagaaggagatcaagTTGGGACCGACGAGTATTAATGGTATTACGACGAGCGTTGAGCCTCTTCATCACGCCCATAAGGGGTCGGTAGTTGATGCCACGGCGTTGCTACCTCAAGGCACTCAAGGCCTTCACGATATGCAGACTTACTATGCTGGACCTGAGGGTTGGGCCATCATATCAG ATGTCGACGATACCATCAAAGTCACCTTGACCAGCGATCCACTAGGCATCCTCAAGACCACCTTTGTCGACGAGCCAACACCAGTGCCTGGCATGCCCGAGCTTTACTCCGAACTTCAGACTCTTCTCCCGCGCGATACCCCTTGGTTCTACCTCTCAGCATCTCCATACAACCTGTaccctcttcttcgagaaTTCCGAGACCGCTACTTCCCACAAGGCACACTGATCCTCCGAGATTCGAGCTGGCGCACTGTAGCGGGCTTGTTGTCGGCGCTGACAATGGGAACTGAGGAGTACAAGGCAGATCGCATGAAGAAGATTCACTCGTGGTTACCAAAGAGAaagctcatcctcatcggTGACTCGACACAATCCGATCCCGAGGCATATGGCGAGAT CTATCGAACATTCCCGGGCTGGGTCAAGATGATACTCATTCGCAAGGCCACAGACGTCGCTGCTATTGGCATTGAAGAGAAAAACCAGCTAGAGAGGTTTGAAAAGGCATTCAAGAATGTACCGGTTGAAGCCTGGCATGTTTTTGAGGACCCGAGTGAGTGTAGAAACATTGTTCGGGATGTTGTTCGCAAGAGGACGTAA
- a CDS encoding uncharacterized protein (expressed protein) produces MFQSTMGGHIYLPGKLKKPVREMAVICFQEKRFTFHSEDIRHGQNPRLTGPNSWRA; encoded by the coding sequence ATGTTCCAGTCCACCATGGGAGGCCATATCTACTTGCCAGGAAAATTAAAGAAGCCAGTGCGCGAGATGGCCGTGATTTGCTTTCAGGAGAAACGCTTCACTTTCCACTCAGAAGATATCAGACATGGCCAAAATCCACGACTGACTGGTCCCAACAGCTGGAGGGCTTAG
- a CDS encoding uncharacterized protein (expressed protein) produces MPNLILFITTPNSEHGHHLDCKFTSRCTHIDHLPFAVLNIRAVGWRSSPPFRPRLTIHTPPSPFLRDWQQNSEVRLRGGTHIAFLGENARLGHDVRGRLLIVWLVEEVGRLETTLESGQMGASASDDRFSSQDEAGGSSPLCCITSTTAHGYAGLYSTSEELRAVSVPSEAGPLTRSHQTKASREIKAKATSMSLLDPTYVIEVLPPWSGLRTRNVVALGEFSCRSMRSGEERRHMVQTG; encoded by the coding sequence ATGCCCAACTTGATCCTATTCATCACTACCCCAAACTCCGAACATGGCCACCATCTTGACTGCAAGTTTACATCCCGATGCACACACATTGATCATCTACCATTTGCCGTCTTGAACATCAGGGCAGTTGGTTGGAGAAGCTCTCCCCCCTTCCGCCCCAGGCTTACCATTCATACACCCCCTTCGCCGTTCCTCCGGGATTGGCAACAGAACTCAGAGGTTCGTCTGCGCGGGGGAACACACATTGCCTTTTTGGGAGAGAATGCTCGTCTGGGGCACGACGTCCGGGGGAGACTCTTGATTGTGTGgttggtggaggaggtgggTAGACTAGAGACTACGTTAGAAAGCGGACAGATGGGCGCGTCTGCGAGTGATGATCGTTTCTCAAGTCAAGACGAGGCTGGAGGGTCTTCTCCTCTCTGCTGTATAACATCAACTACAGCACATGGCTATGCTGGTCTGTACAGCACAAGCGAAGAGCTCCGTGCCGTGTCCGTGCCATCCGAGGCTGGCCCATTGACGCGATCTCACCAAACAAAGGCCTCAAGGGAAATAAAAGCTAAGGCCACGTCCATGTCACTGCTGGACCCTACCTACGTAATTGAAGTGCTCCCCCCCTGGTCCGGACTCCGAACGCGAAACGTTGTTGCGCTGGGTGAGTTTAGCTGCCGCTCTATGCGGAGCGGAGAGGAGCGGAGGCACATGGTCCAGACAGGCTAA
- a CDS encoding uncharacterized protein (of unknown function-domain containing protein) translates to MFSATRALRQAAVHAERTPLIKFLGPRTIPSNVDHTPKPHPASGVEKLPESWSGYGNGDAATTHKSFSSYRDHVQQHGPLQKSGFGGTPAASLGSVKPPQGVAFDVSELPTRFHRAPLNAAEIEAIESGGAALFG, encoded by the exons ATGTTCTCTGCTACTCGAGCCCTCCGACAGGCTGCTGTCCACGCTGAGCGTACTCCTCTCATCAAATTCCTCGGTCCCCGAACCATTCCTT CCAACGTCGACCACACCCCCAAGCCGCACCCTGCCTCCGGAGTCGAGAAGCTCCCCGAGTCCTGGTCCGGCTACGGAAACGGCGATGCTGCTACCACCCACAAGTCTTTCAGCTCCTACCGCGACCACGTCCAGCAGCACGGTCCTCTCCAGAAGTCTGGCTTCGGCGGAACCCCCGCTGCCTCCCTTGGCTCCGTCAAGCCCCCTCAGGGCGTTGCCTTTGACGTCTCTGAGCTCCCCACTCGCTTCCACCGCGCTCCCCTCAACGCCGCTGAGATCGAGGCTATCGAGTCCGGTGGCGCTGCTCTCTTCGGTTAA
- a CDS encoding uncharacterized protein (expressed protein) gives MVLSVYKHPQCLPAYVRIDSFTSGLFLWLMWENMPSEKLQIFVKRIPEDPSVAKAIKKIRNMLPNTSIEVVTEKEGIVWDLGESDENEPISVPPSEASDVEDEAKLLSQLSN, from the coding sequence ATGGTCTTATCTGTCTACAAGCATCCTCAGTGCCTGCCAGCCTACGTAAGAATCGACAGTTTTACCTCTGGTCTTTTCCTCTGGCTCATGTGGGAAAACATGCCTTCTGAGAAACTTCAGATCTTCGTCAAGCGTATCCCTGAGGACCCCTCTGttgccaaggccatcaagaagatccgGAACATGTTGCCAAACACGAGCATCGAGGTTGTCACGGAAAAAGAAGGAATAGTCTGGGATCTTGGAGAGAGTGACGAAAACGAACCGATTTCTGTTCCCCCCTCCGAAGCATCTGATGTCGAGGATGAGGCAAAATTGTTATCTCAATTATCTAACTAG
- a CDS encoding PRMT5 arginine-N-methyltransferase-domain-containing protein has protein sequence MASDDAGFEMSDNFGLQRPNFHIGYHDSKRDEPLTDMQYGHLLNHGLAFATTPITNTHFRDRVFALVSEHLSALSENGEKPTTRATGSRAEPILPPLTPKDTALFPSAAVNTYTAVISPWLDLGSSNPIISSISRQVLNVEINYANFCGVRSIMIPAPRQDASIDGGNQSLAQYARAVEEALTVGNRLTFLIHMPMYREPGLDTEGANISSLDTKTLTKTEGKDIDLLAAWDSWHHVRSVCNYNTRLFVALQIPRVMPEKDLQDRWFAEPLHYLAFSPLTFQANKAGFPSLSKHHQNLIFSYMRLKNVPWILLCDVGPDVSHIKDGHQSLPTAQNEFPSLAEAESQDQSTKTKNNDYISYLRWLEDQQPPFSYLESPTLTSFQDWLQSPLQPLSDNLESATYEVFEGDPVKYSQYEIAVFEALTEWKELKKPTSKDGKVVVAVAGSGRGPLVTRALKASEDAGVPIDMWAVEKNPNAYVYLLRQNDLVWGGKVKVVKTDMRAWKGPIVSEDENGPVYGKVDILISELLGSFGDNELSPECLDGIQHVMSTPHGISIPSSYTAHLSPISTPKIHADILSRVSGDPNAFETPWVVRLFALDFVAEKVPNKPRFQEAWEFSHPIPESSLAALEAKRSGGVVGGGGGSMAGAAGANDHNSRYTHLTFVCRTRGVTHGLAGYFESTLYESQIPENKGEKIEISTHPERIDEKSKDMISWFPIYFPLKKPLYFPADTELEISMWRQTDDTKVWYEWLVEAFTWVSLTSRVKVASSDLCSSRQVACLM, from the exons ATGGCTTCTGACGACGCAGGCTTCGAAATGTCTGACAACTTTGGTCTTCAACGTCCCAATTTCCACATTGGATACCACGACTCAAAACGCGATGAGCCCCTCACCGACATGCAGTATGGCCATCTGCTGAACCATGGT CTGGCCTTTGCGACGACTCCCATCACAAACACTCACTTCCGAGACCGTGTCTTCGCTCTTGTTTCTGAGCATCTGTCCGCTCTATCCGAAAATGGCGAGAAGCCTACCACCAGGGCAACTGGCTCACGAGCAGAGCCTATTCTGCCTCCTCTGACTCCTAAGGACACCGCTCTGTTCCCTAGCGCCGCTGTCAACACCTACACTGCAGTCATCAGCCCCTGGCTCGACCTTGGATCTTCTAATCCCATCATCTCAAGCATCTCCCGTCAGGTCCTCAACGTTGAGATTAACTATGCCAACTTTTGCGGTGTGAGAAGTATCATGATTCCTGCCCCTCGACAGGATGCTTCCATTGATGGCGGCAACCAAAGTCTTGCCCAATATGCACGAGCTGTTGAGGAGGCTCTTACCGTTGGAAACCGACTCACTTTCTTGATTCACATGCCTATGTATCGGGAGCCCGGCCTAGATACAGAGGGAGCTAATATCTCTTCCCTTGATACCAAGACTCTGACTAAGACCGAAGGAAAGGATATCGATCTTCTGGCCGCTTGGGATTCGTGGCACCACGTCCGAAGTGTCTGTAACTACAACACTAGACTCTTTGTTG CTTTGCAAATTCCCCGTGTTATGCCCGAGAAGGATCTTCAGGATCGTTGGTTTGCTGAGCCTTTGCACTACCTCGCATTCAGCCCTCTGACTTTCCAGGCTAACAAGGCTGGTTTCCCATCGCTGTCTAAGCACCACCAGAACCTCATCTTCTCGTACATGCGCTTGAAGAATGTCCCATGGATTCTACTCTGCGACGTTGGCCCTGATGTTTCACATATTAAGGATGGCCACCAGTCTCTGCCAACCGCTCAAAACGAGTTCCCCAGTTTGGCCGAAGCTGAGTCTCAGGACCAGTcaaccaagaccaagaacaacGACTATATTTCCTATCTGCGATGGCTCGAGGACCAGCAACCACCATTTAGCTATCTTGAGAGCCCAACCTTGACCAGTTTCCAAGACTGGCTTCAGTCACCTCTCCAGCCTCTGTCAGACAACCTCGAGTCAGCGACATATGAAGTATTCGAGGGTGATCCCGTCAAGTATAGTCAGTACGAGATCGCCGTGTTTGAGGCTCTCACGGAATGGAAGGAACTCAAGAAGCCTACCTCTAAGGACGGCAAGGTTGTCGTTGCTGTTGCAGGTTCTGGCCGTGGTCCTCTCGTTACTCGAGCACTCAAGGCGTCTGAGGACGCTGGAGTTCCTATCGATATGTGGGCAGTTGAGAAGAACCCCAACGCCTATGTCTACCTTTTGCGCCAGAATGACCTCGTCTGGGGTGGCAAAGTCAAGGTTGTCAAGACCGATATGCGAGCATGGAAGGGTCCTATCGTCTCTGAGGACGAGAATGGACCTGTATATGGCAAGGTTGATATCCTCATCTCTGAGCTTCTTGGTTCATTCGGCGACAACGAGCTCTCTCCTGAATGTCTTGACGGAATCCAGCATGTCATGTCTACGCCCCATGGAATCTCCATTCCCAGCTCTTACACCGCTCATCTGAGCCCTATCTCGACACCCAAGATCCACGCTGATATTCTTTCGCGAGTATCTGGAGACCCCAACGCTTTCGAGACACCCTGGGTTGTTCGCCTTTTCGCTCTCGACTTTGTTGCCGAGAAGGTGCCCAACAAGCCCCGATTCCAGGAGGCCTGGGAATTCTCTCACCCTATTCCCGAATCTTCGCTCGCGGCTCTGGAGGCAAAGCGCTCTGGTGGTGTTGTCGGAGGCGGCGGCGGTAGCAtggctggtgctgctggagcCAATGACCACAACTCGCGATATACTCATCTCACATTTGTCTGCCGGACAAGAGGTGTCACCCATGGATTGGCGGGCTACTTTGAGTCGACTCTATATGAATCTCAGATTCCTGAGAACAAGGGAGAGAAGATTGAAATTAGCACACATCCTGAGCGTAtcgatgagaagagcaaagATATGATCTCTTGGTTCCCCATCTACTTCCCCCTGAAG AAACCTCTATACTTCCCAGCTGATACTGAGCTCGAGATTAGCATGTGGCGACAGACAGATGACACCAAGGTGTGGTATGAGTGGCTCGTCGAGGCTTTCACATGGGTTAGCCTGACAAGCCGTGTCAAGGTTGCTTCCTCAGATCTGTGCAGCAGTCGCCAAGTGGCATGCTTGATGTAG
- a CDS encoding uncharacterized protein (uncharacterized conserved protein-domain containing protein), which translates to MVRAAFLGLLPAVMAIPAAVPGPAPTVYRREAIPAAQPTQVMDLERRDIIGDVETYVGSLVSGVETKIKGWVNSGILDFPTGFPTGDAVKKSAGVDDDDLKAEPTQVLNIPPYGNWTNKGWNVRVHGNVYKIPNLSQEKVDDLANVFLIDTSVDKLSKSQQAQARNVTKSIFVVQQDNVEVKINFVNNVDVSPDESGGAIDARGGSQNITMPYNTTLEGDFDAFVVLKNTTGPNNGYLIPGNETSKIQTLNVYAEGKNNSGNATAYLVPPKGITIVSDIDDILRVTKIYEPKEGLLNTFARPFTPWMNMPDIYANWSSSVKDLHFHYLTTTPEQATRNYMSFIYNTYPLGSFDTRPLNFSDGSATLSIRRFLLDKVFQTFPDRKFILVADTSNSDVMKDYPAMYKDYPGQVQCILLRNTSSTDSGDKFPYNTKGFKDIPQKNYMFFHVPDDIAKIDIANGGCYNSSIKQNVTFDYQGLPFGLSDDDNAAAGVTPRLGMVVAGLIAAGLAMMA; encoded by the exons ATGGTGAGAGCAGCATTCTTGGGCTTGTTGCCCGCCGTTATGGCCATCCCGGCAGCCGTTCCCGGTCCCGCACCAACGGTTTATCGTAGAGAGGCAATTCCAGCTGCTCAGCCTACGCAGGTTATGGACCTCGAGCGACGCGACATCATTGGCGATGTGGAGACGTATGTCGGCAGTCTTGTTAGTGGTGTTGAGACAAAGATCAAGGGATGGGTCAATTCAGGCATTCTCGACTTTCCAACTGGTTTCCCTACAGGCGATGCTGTTAAGAAGTCAGCAGGCGTCGACGACGATGATTTGAAGGCGGAGCCGACACAGGTTCTAAATATTCC CCCATACGGCAATTGGACCAACAAGGGATGGAACGTTCGAGTGCACGGCAATGTTTACAAGATCCCCAACCTGAGCCAGGAGAAAGTCGACGACCTCGCCAATGTCTTCCTTATCGATACGAGTGTTGACAAACTGTCAAAGTCTCAGCAAGCTCAGGCTCGAAATGTGACAAAGTCCATCTTTGTGGTGCAACAGGACAATGTTGAGGTCAAGATAAACTTTGTGAACAATGTTGATGTGTCTCCTGATGAGAGCGGTGGTGCAATTGATGCG AGGGGAGGTTCGCAAAACATTACCATGCCATATAACACAACTCTTGAGGGCGACTTTGACGCTTTCGTCGTGCTTAAGAACACCACTGGCCCCAACAATGGCTATTTGATCCCCGGTAACGAAACTTCGAAGATCCAGACCCTCAATGTTTATGCTGAGGGTAAGAACAACAGCGGAAACGCAACCGCTTACCTCGTACCACCCAAGGGTATCACGATTGTCTCCGACATCGACGATATTCTGCGAGTGACAAAGATTTACGAGCCAAAGGAgggtcttctcaacaccttTGCTCGACCTTTCACTCCATGGATGAACATGCCCGACATTTACGCCAACTGGTCGTCTTCAGTGAAGGATTTGCACTTCCACTATCTCACTACGACACCTGAGCAGGCCACTCGTAACTACATGAGCTTCATCTACAACACTTACCCACTGGGCTCATTCGATACCCGTCCACTGAACTTCTCAGACGGCTCAGCGACACTGTCCATCCGTCGCTTCTTGCTCGACAAGGTCTTCCAGACCTTCCCTGATCGCAAGTTCATCCTCGTCGCCGACACGAGCAACTCAGACGTAATGAAGGACTACCCAGCGATGTACAAGGACTATCCCGGCCAAGTGCAGTGTATCCTCCTGCGCAACACCAGCTCCACCGACAGCGGTGACAAGTTCCCGTACAACACAAAGGGCTTCAAGGATATTCCCCAGAAGAACTACATGTTCTTCCACGTGCCTGACGATATCGCAAAGATTGACATTGCCAATGGGGGATGCTACAACAGCTCTATCAAGCAGAATGTGACTTTTGACTACCAAGGCCTTCCCTTTGGTTTGAGCGATGACGATAATGCCGCTGCGGGTGTTACACCTAGGTTAGGAATGGTTGTTGCAGGATTAATTGCTGCTGgtttggcgatgatggcttAG